From the genome of Sphingobacterium kitahiroshimense, one region includes:
- a CDS encoding SusC/RagA family TonB-linked outer membrane protein produces the protein MYSNRKLKHLLLWSMLAGNLAVIHAQDRNIQGKVRDAVTGEVLGNVTINVKGSKQSLQTKADGSFILPTNPNAILVITSTGYKPQEVKVGQAESLEIKLESSNQQIDEVVVVGYGTQSRRSVTGSIAKLDKEVLQNSPRSNVATALQGSIPGLQVVNKSGQPGAAPMLKLRGGASINNPGGPLVIVDGVIRDLNDISSENIESIDLLKDASATAIYGARANNGVLLVTTKTGKSGTANVSYKFVGGYNQRRAGYAYMNAGDYIKYTRQGYLNAGRSLESVNSSRGLGISSDPAYNASFDIRKFTDELKPLLNEGWKLVDDPYGGQIIYKDHSGEVENALFRNTYTKDHYVNVTGGNEKGKYFAAFDAYDEDGVIVGSSYKRYTGDINGSYKLKPNVEVSTNVTLSTASQYGTPSTETNALYRTLAIWPTFNPWIDEAQTQPNPGVSASDGNPLYWLGRLKRKNETNRIVANASLKWDIIPGLYFKATANAYMKEVLNESFQMSTQTYSNIFSNPQTIGSTSRDAYRNLNRDFQTQFNGILNYSKSIAEKHNISAMVGAEYFKVKTDYMQVHGKNAPTDDITTVNASTVFPVGNNTSTASEYRIISSMGRLAYDYDGRILVNAVYRLDGTSILARGNRTGFFPGASAGWNMHQEEFFKKSVLSKYITTFKPRLSYGENGNIAGLERYQVQGVYNVQPSYNGLAGYLNTSPVNKNLAWETSKTTGAGLDLGILNNRVTVLLDYYDRRTSNLLTNLLLPSYTGFPSITTNLGTLQNKGFEIAVQSQILKDPEGFNLSIGANAAFVKNKILELPYNGNENNRQGGLQIYDPVSGQVKWVGGYQEGHTLGDIYAYKQVSIFKDDAEVTQIAGNRTDNIAGITGPNLPIGKNGRITPGDVNWQDVDGNNIIDSRDQVYIGNINPKWTGGFTTNMSYKGFSMFSNWEFALGHTIYNDLVARTLGNYQGTFNYLEMQKQAWSPTNTDTDIPKVYFADQVLGSKQNYTRGNNANPNLNSNNSRFYEKGDYLALREITLSYDLPKWLHSKTHILSRARVYVSANNLFYITKFSGPTPEPPVDVNNVTTGVYGGTYPTPRSYVLGVQLSF, from the coding sequence ATGTATTCAAACCGAAAATTAAAACATTTATTACTCTGGTCTATGCTAGCAGGAAATCTAGCTGTAATCCATGCGCAGGATCGAAACATTCAAGGTAAAGTCAGAGATGCCGTTACAGGAGAAGTTTTGGGAAATGTAACTATTAACGTGAAGGGAAGTAAGCAATCTTTACAAACAAAAGCTGATGGTTCCTTTATTTTACCGACAAATCCGAATGCGATCCTGGTCATTACTTCTACAGGATACAAACCTCAGGAAGTAAAAGTTGGACAGGCAGAATCCTTGGAAATTAAATTAGAATCTTCCAATCAGCAAATTGATGAGGTTGTTGTTGTGGGCTATGGAACACAGAGTAGGAGAAGTGTGACCGGATCTATTGCTAAACTTGATAAAGAGGTACTTCAAAATTCTCCTAGATCTAATGTTGCAACTGCACTTCAAGGAAGTATTCCGGGATTACAGGTTGTCAATAAATCTGGTCAACCAGGTGCAGCTCCCATGCTAAAGTTACGAGGAGGAGCTTCTATTAATAACCCAGGAGGGCCGTTAGTTATTGTTGATGGGGTAATTCGTGATTTGAATGATATTAGTTCTGAAAATATTGAATCGATAGACTTATTAAAAGATGCTTCTGCAACAGCTATTTATGGTGCTAGAGCAAATAATGGAGTACTTCTTGTAACTACAAAAACAGGTAAATCGGGTACTGCTAATGTATCATATAAATTTGTAGGAGGATATAATCAACGTAGAGCCGGCTATGCATATATGAATGCGGGTGATTATATAAAATATACACGGCAAGGCTACTTAAATGCTGGACGATCATTGGAATCTGTCAATAGTTCAAGGGGACTAGGGATTTCTTCTGATCCTGCTTACAATGCTTCATTTGACATTAGAAAATTCACCGATGAATTAAAGCCATTATTAAATGAGGGTTGGAAGCTTGTTGATGATCCCTATGGAGGCCAGATAATTTATAAAGATCATAGTGGTGAAGTAGAGAATGCTTTATTTAGAAATACTTATACGAAAGATCATTATGTAAATGTCACTGGAGGGAATGAGAAAGGAAAGTATTTCGCAGCGTTTGATGCTTATGATGAAGATGGGGTTATAGTTGGATCTAGCTATAAAAGGTATACAGGAGATATCAATGGTTCATATAAGTTAAAACCAAATGTGGAAGTATCTACCAATGTTACACTCTCTACTGCTTCTCAATATGGTACTCCATCTACGGAAACCAATGCACTTTATAGGACATTAGCAATTTGGCCTACTTTTAATCCGTGGATTGATGAAGCGCAAACACAGCCAAATCCGGGAGTTTCTGCAAGTGATGGTAATCCCCTATACTGGTTAGGTAGGTTAAAGCGTAAAAATGAAACGAATCGTATTGTGGCAAATGCTTCATTAAAATGGGACATTATTCCCGGACTTTATTTCAAGGCAACAGCTAATGCCTATATGAAAGAAGTGTTAAATGAATCTTTTCAGATGTCAACACAAACATATTCTAACATTTTTTCAAATCCACAAACCATTGGTAGTACTTCAAGAGATGCTTACCGTAACTTGAATAGAGATTTTCAAACACAGTTTAATGGTATCTTGAATTATTCGAAAAGCATTGCCGAAAAGCATAATATTTCAGCAATGGTAGGTGCGGAATATTTTAAGGTTAAGACTGATTACATGCAAGTGCATGGAAAAAATGCACCTACAGATGATATCACTACCGTCAATGCCTCTACCGTTTTTCCTGTAGGAAATAATACAAGCACTGCGTCTGAATACCGCATCATTTCTTCCATGGGACGTCTTGCATATGATTATGATGGCAGAATTTTGGTGAATGCTGTTTATCGATTGGATGGAACTTCAATACTGGCACGCGGCAACCGTACCGGATTTTTTCCGGGAGCATCTGCCGGCTGGAATATGCATCAGGAAGAGTTTTTTAAAAAATCTGTTCTTTCAAAATATATTACTACGTTCAAACCACGATTAAGTTATGGGGAGAACGGAAATATTGCAGGATTAGAGCGTTACCAAGTACAGGGAGTGTACAACGTGCAGCCTAGTTACAATGGTCTTGCAGGTTATTTAAATACTTCACCAGTAAATAAGAATCTAGCCTGGGAAACAAGTAAAACAACAGGTGCTGGTTTAGACTTAGGCATACTGAACAATCGTGTTACAGTATTATTAGATTATTATGATCGTCGCACAAGTAATTTGTTAACTAATTTGCTATTACCAAGTTATACTGGTTTCCCTTCCATTACAACAAATTTAGGAACGCTTCAAAATAAAGGATTTGAAATTGCTGTTCAATCTCAAATATTAAAAGATCCTGAAGGTTTTAACTTAAGTATAGGCGCAAATGCAGCTTTTGTTAAAAACAAAATTCTTGAACTTCCTTATAATGGGAATGAAAATAATAGACAGGGTGGTTTGCAAATCTATGACCCAGTTTCGGGTCAGGTGAAGTGGGTTGGTGGCTATCAAGAAGGTCATACTTTGGGGGATATTTATGCTTACAAGCAGGTTTCTATCTTTAAGGACGATGCAGAAGTAACTCAAATCGCAGGAAATAGGACTGATAATATTGCCGGAATTACTGGACCGAATCTACCAATTGGGAAAAATGGACGTATAACACCAGGAGATGTAAACTGGCAGGACGTTGACGGTAATAATATTATTGATTCTCGTGATCAAGTGTATATAGGGAACATCAACCCTAAATGGACTGGTGGCTTTACAACAAACATGAGTTATAAAGGATTCAGTATGTTTTCTAATTGGGAATTTGCATTGGGTCATACTATTTATAATGATTTGGTAGCACGTACATTAGGTAATTATCAAGGGACTTTTAATTATTTAGAAATGCAAAAACAGGCATGGTCTCCAACGAATACAGATACAGATATTCCAAAAGTTTACTTTGCAGATCAGGTTTTAGGATCGAAACAAAACTATACAAGAGGAAATAATGCAAATCCAAATTTGAACAGTAATAACTCAAGATTTTATGAGAAAGGAGATTACTTAGCTCTTCGTGAGATTACGCTTTCTTACGATCTTCCGAAATGGTTGCACTCAAAAACTCATATTCTTTCACGTGCTCGAGTGTATGTAAGTGCGAACAACCTATTTTATATCACTAAATTTTCTGGACCAACACCTGAACCGCCAGTAGATGTAAATAATGTAACAACAGGCGTATATGGAGGTACATATCCAACTCCGAGGTCTTATGTATTGGGCGTTCAACTTTCTTTTTAA
- the nanU gene encoding SusD family outer membrane lipoprotein NanU, whose product MKKTILTYLFLGSLICMGLNSCTNDLELTPISNYSDEIYWKTADQFEAFAVGLHSRFRTNERNFLLLGELRAGLFGNDPGTTASFTGEASQGLERMWQHNLDMDNSGVTNFANLYEQINQLNLMISKLNTTTVLTEGSKNYYLGIAHGMRSFYYFQLYRTWGDVVIQTDALPSNIDVSNLAKAASPAADVMKLIKADLESSISAFGTDYSIRQERSFWSKNATLMLKAEVYLWSAHREGGKPDATIAKNALTDVKSNLPLALQTDFNNVNDVKSRGNNEMIFVLRHKLNEATLGFITDFVPNSNILVNFSDSLTNRKFSVTQDNYGGLLRIPTRISTYRNYNDLDTRKNISIQAAYTKDGNGNYKIAGCFLKKYQGEQNAGSRVYTNDYALYRYADLLLLMAEAKVILGENPKEEINQIRTRAFGSNYSESVFGYPNQAVDKNANEAILQERKLEFLGEGKYWYDLRRFGDQYVFLHTGLSAQESYKLFWPIDRTSLTNNRALKQTAGYPEF is encoded by the coding sequence ATGAAAAAAACAATATTAACATATCTTTTTTTAGGAAGCCTAATCTGTATGGGATTAAACTCCTGTACGAATGATTTAGAACTTACACCGATCAGTAACTATAGTGATGAAATTTATTGGAAGACAGCTGATCAATTTGAAGCGTTTGCTGTGGGTTTGCATTCAAGATTTAGAACGAATGAACGTAATTTTTTACTTTTAGGTGAATTACGTGCCGGTCTATTTGGTAATGATCCAGGAACTACGGCGTCCTTCACAGGTGAAGCATCACAAGGTTTAGAAAGAATGTGGCAACACAATCTAGATATGGATAATTCTGGAGTGACTAATTTTGCTAATTTGTATGAACAGATTAATCAGCTTAATTTGATGATTAGTAAACTAAATACAACAACTGTGCTTACTGAAGGAAGCAAGAATTATTACCTTGGGATTGCACATGGTATGCGTTCTTTTTACTATTTTCAATTGTATCGTACCTGGGGAGATGTTGTCATTCAAACAGATGCATTACCAAGCAACATTGATGTTTCCAATTTAGCGAAAGCTGCATCACCGGCCGCTGATGTTATGAAATTGATCAAAGCGGACTTAGAAAGCTCAATTTCAGCTTTTGGTACTGATTATTCTATACGTCAAGAACGTTCTTTTTGGTCTAAAAATGCGACTTTAATGCTCAAAGCAGAGGTCTATTTGTGGTCAGCGCATCGTGAGGGCGGTAAACCAGATGCTACTATTGCGAAAAACGCACTTACAGATGTGAAATCCAATTTGCCATTAGCTTTGCAAACAGACTTTAATAACGTAAATGATGTAAAAAGTAGGGGCAATAATGAGATGATATTTGTGCTTCGACATAAACTGAACGAGGCTACTCTTGGATTTATTACTGATTTTGTTCCCAATTCAAATATTCTTGTTAACTTTTCTGATTCATTGACTAATCGTAAATTTAGCGTAACACAAGATAATTATGGAGGCTTATTAAGGATACCAACGCGTATTAGTACATATCGTAATTATAATGACCTAGATACCCGTAAAAATATATCTATTCAGGCTGCATACACTAAAGATGGTAATGGAAACTATAAAATTGCTGGCTGCTTCCTTAAGAAATATCAGGGTGAGCAAAATGCGGGTTCTAGGGTCTACACCAATGACTATGCATTGTATCGCTATGCTGATCTATTACTATTGATGGCAGAAGCTAAAGTAATTTTAGGAGAAAATCCAAAAGAAGAAATCAATCAGATTCGTACCCGTGCTTTTGGAAGTAATTATAGTGAAAGTGTATTTGGATATCCAAATCAAGCAGTGGATAAAAATGCAAATGAAGCGATATTGCAGGAACGAAAATTGGAATTTTTAGGAGAAGGCAAATATTGGTATGATCTCAGAAGATTTGGAGATCAGTATGTGTTTTTACATACAGGTTTATCTGCACAAGAATCCTATAAATTGTTTTGGCCTATTGATCGTACTTCTTTAACCAACAACAGAGCTCTTAAACAAACGGCTGGTTATCCTGAGTTTTAA
- a CDS encoding dihydrodipicolinate synthase family protein — protein MITKKIDGLIAAPFTPFDENGALNLAQIPNYYQSLKNNKVTGGFICGSTGEGVSLTFQEKVDVLKAWTKLTKSDPDFSLMILLGGTNIKECRELATIAEAEGVDAISFTSPFYFKPSNVDQLAKCCAAVAEAAPNTAFYYYHIPVLTGGNFPMIDLLKAVDGKIPNFAGIKYTHEDFMDFLSCMNYADRKYDMLWGRDENMLSALVLGARGAVGSTYNYAAPLYYDLIKAFDDGDFDRANDLQQQSIDMITLLGKYGGISVGKAYMKQVGLDCGEFRLPVKNMTAEQYKSFESDVKKLNFNSFCSK, from the coding sequence ATGATCACAAAAAAAATAGATGGCTTAATTGCCGCCCCTTTCACGCCATTTGACGAGAATGGAGCATTAAATTTAGCACAAATACCAAATTACTACCAGTCTTTAAAAAATAATAAGGTTACGGGAGGCTTTATCTGTGGGTCAACAGGTGAAGGAGTTTCATTAACTTTTCAAGAAAAAGTCGATGTCTTAAAAGCATGGACCAAGTTAACAAAAAGCGATCCTGATTTTAGTTTAATGATTCTCTTAGGAGGTACAAACATTAAAGAATGCCGAGAGTTGGCCACAATTGCTGAAGCAGAAGGCGTAGACGCTATTTCATTTACATCACCATTTTATTTCAAGCCTTCAAATGTGGATCAGCTTGCTAAATGTTGTGCCGCTGTTGCTGAAGCAGCTCCCAATACGGCATTCTATTATTATCATATTCCGGTGTTGACAGGTGGTAATTTTCCAATGATTGATTTACTGAAAGCAGTAGATGGCAAAATTCCGAATTTTGCAGGAATTAAGTATACACATGAAGACTTTATGGATTTTCTATCTTGTATGAACTATGCGGATCGAAAGTATGATATGCTGTGGGGCAGAGATGAGAATATGCTATCTGCTCTAGTATTAGGAGCAAGGGGAGCGGTTGGGAGTACTTACAATTATGCCGCACCATTATATTATGACCTGATCAAAGCATTTGATGACGGTGATTTCGACAGGGCAAATGATCTTCAGCAACAATCTATTGATATGATTACCCTGCTTGGAAAATATGGCGGTATTTCAGTAGGTAAGGCATATATGAAACAGGTTGGACTAGACTGTGGAGAATTTCGACTACCAGTCAAAAATATGACTGCAGAGCAATATAAATCATTCGAATCTGATGTTAAAAAATTGAATTTTAATTCTTTCTGTTCAAAATAG
- a CDS encoding alpha-L-fucosidase: protein MKIIKKIALLGLLSTAVLSSNAQSIPYEGVSGWEETKDSRMAWFREARFGLFIHWGLYSAAGGSWEGKQYPQHYAEWIQAWAKVPSKPYAEVLKPKFTASKFDASAWASLAEEAGMKYVIITSRHHEGFSIFNSQQPYSLKNDITGGTNISPKGRDLYGEVVKAFRAKGLKAGAYYSLLDWQHPDSYEGLSYLNPNPTGYKPNHEVYKDYLYGQVKELANNYGGLDVLWLDFSSKNHQGESWGTKRILTDLIKWQPRVIVNNRFWDGLENKNGDIGTPEKYIPPTGLPGMDWEVSHTMNESYGYSAHDQNWKSFDKTMRLFIETVSKGGNFLLNVGPDGEGAIPEKAVKLLKDIGQWMKVNNESIYGTTASPFQGLDWGYCTQKDGKLYFHVFDIPSNGSIEVPLASTIHKAYLLGSSKKSLKISKSAAGKTIQLPADFKGQMPMVIVAEIKGTPQVIQQQILTQKDGRIILTANNAKLIGTGGIKLIGATTHDPNRPNAIGDWSKKSDQVAWDVKIQRPGTYKIVVNYLPHEQKSGTISLSLGTNNLSYQLKATKGSQFVDVETGTFEISQQALGDTALKAELKALEITGNSLPEISSISLVPVK, encoded by the coding sequence ATGAAAATAATTAAGAAAATTGCTCTTTTAGGATTATTATCGACAGCAGTATTATCGAGTAATGCGCAATCTATTCCATACGAAGGAGTATCCGGATGGGAGGAAACAAAAGACAGTCGGATGGCGTGGTTCAGAGAAGCCCGATTTGGACTTTTCATCCATTGGGGACTTTACAGTGCCGCTGGAGGTAGCTGGGAAGGAAAACAATATCCACAACATTATGCCGAATGGATTCAAGCATGGGCAAAAGTACCGAGCAAGCCATATGCCGAAGTTTTAAAACCAAAATTCACAGCTTCAAAATTTGATGCCTCTGCTTGGGCATCCCTTGCAGAAGAAGCAGGCATGAAGTATGTTATTATAACCTCACGTCACCACGAAGGATTCTCAATTTTTAATAGTCAACAACCTTATTCATTAAAAAATGACATCACAGGAGGTACTAATATTTCACCTAAAGGACGTGATCTTTACGGAGAAGTCGTTAAAGCTTTTCGTGCTAAAGGTCTAAAAGCGGGTGCTTACTATTCATTATTAGATTGGCAACATCCGGACTCATATGAAGGTCTTTCTTATTTAAACCCCAACCCTACTGGCTATAAGCCCAATCATGAAGTCTATAAAGATTATTTATATGGGCAGGTGAAAGAGCTTGCGAATAATTATGGAGGTCTGGATGTCCTATGGCTTGACTTTAGTAGTAAAAATCATCAGGGTGAGAGCTGGGGTACAAAACGTATTCTTACAGATTTAATTAAATGGCAACCTCGGGTTATTGTCAATAACCGTTTCTGGGATGGTCTTGAAAATAAAAATGGGGATATTGGAACTCCCGAAAAATATATACCACCAACAGGTCTTCCGGGTATGGACTGGGAAGTGAGCCACACGATGAATGAAAGCTATGGCTATAGTGCACATGACCAGAACTGGAAATCATTTGATAAAACAATGCGTCTATTTATCGAAACAGTAAGTAAAGGTGGAAATTTCCTACTCAATGTTGGTCCGGATGGTGAAGGTGCTATTCCAGAGAAAGCCGTCAAGCTACTTAAGGACATCGGTCAATGGATGAAAGTAAATAATGAATCCATATATGGAACCACTGCAAGTCCGTTTCAAGGATTAGATTGGGGCTATTGTACTCAAAAAGATGGTAAACTATATTTCCATGTATTCGATATTCCATCAAATGGCAGTATAGAAGTACCATTGGCGAGTACTATTCATAAAGCCTATTTATTAGGAAGTTCTAAAAAATCATTAAAGATATCAAAATCTGCTGCGGGAAAAACAATCCAATTACCTGCGGACTTTAAAGGACAGATGCCAATGGTTATTGTTGCAGAAATCAAAGGAACTCCTCAAGTAATACAGCAACAGATATTAACTCAAAAAGATGGTAGAATAATCTTAACGGCTAACAATGCTAAATTAATCGGTACTGGAGGAATTAAACTTATTGGCGCAACGACTCATGATCCGAATCGTCCAAATGCAATTGGCGACTGGTCTAAAAAATCCGATCAAGTGGCGTGGGATGTAAAAATCCAGCGTCCTGGCACCTATAAGATAGTCGTTAATTATCTTCCGCACGAGCAAAAATCAGGAACTATTTCGCTAAGTCTCGGAACGAACAACTTATCTTATCAACTCAAGGCAACCAAAGGTAGCCAATTTGTAGATGTTGAAACAGGAACATTTGAAATTTCACAACAGGCACTTGGAGACACCGCTTTAAAAGCGGAACTAAAAGCGCTTGAAATTACGGGAAATTCACTACCTGAGATTAGTTCAATCAGTCTCGTTCCTGTCAAATAA
- a CDS encoding AraC family transcriptional regulator, translating to MKAKLIEISPLPKKTIHIKHVDEAFFSNPLHFHELCELVLIEESYGKRIVGNHIDSFSAGDMVLIGPNIPHIWHNDDAFLKPDYHERAKALVIYFPADFLIQLTDDQSTIQAMQKFIDKTKDGLRFYGSTLKNAMTLMRDLVHKDSFSKITGFLNLIALLHQSTEYDHLSSGTYKPVYSEKDNKRINIIYVYVMQNFRETVSLQEAASLLNMNSNAFCRFFKKHTQKSFSKFVNETRIGHACKLLEDKNLNISEVCYASGYQNLTNFNKFFKEIMNKNPRTYRKEMEVGRFSTPIKPISSND from the coding sequence ATGAAAGCTAAATTAATAGAAATCAGTCCACTTCCGAAGAAAACAATACATATCAAACATGTGGACGAAGCTTTTTTTAGTAATCCTTTGCACTTTCATGAACTATGCGAACTAGTCCTTATCGAAGAAAGTTACGGCAAACGTATTGTTGGTAATCATATTGACTCATTTAGTGCAGGAGATATGGTATTAATCGGGCCTAACATTCCACATATTTGGCATAATGATGATGCTTTTTTAAAGCCAGACTACCATGAGCGTGCTAAAGCTCTTGTTATTTACTTTCCAGCTGACTTTCTTATTCAATTGACCGATGATCAATCGACAATTCAAGCCATGCAAAAATTTATTGATAAGACTAAAGATGGTTTACGTTTTTATGGGAGTACATTAAAAAATGCAATGACACTCATGCGGGATCTAGTCCATAAAGATTCTTTTTCAAAAATAACCGGTTTCCTAAATCTTATAGCATTATTGCATCAAAGTACCGAATATGATCATTTATCATCAGGGACATATAAACCTGTTTACAGCGAAAAGGATAATAAACGGATAAACATCATTTATGTTTACGTAATGCAAAACTTTAGAGAAACCGTTTCATTGCAGGAAGCGGCTAGCCTCTTAAATATGAACTCAAATGCTTTCTGCAGGTTCTTCAAAAAACACACCCAAAAATCGTTTTCTAAATTCGTAAATGAAACACGCATAGGACATGCCTGCAAATTGCTGGAAGATAAGAATCTGAATATTTCAGAAGTATGTTATGCTAGCGGTTATCAAAATTTAACAAACTTCAATAAGTTTTTTAAAGAAATTATGAATAAAAATCCGAGAACCTATCGAAAAGAAATGGAGGTTGGTAGATTCAGCACACCAATAAAACCTATTTCTTCCAATGATTAG